The Blattabacterium cuenoti genome includes a region encoding these proteins:
- a CDS encoding ribonuclease Z, with product MKKPSLTILGCHSSIPTNQFHPTAQILEMKGFSFLIDCGEGTQVQLRKAKIKFNRIIHIFISHLHGDHFFGLIGLLSTFHLLGRENSVRIYAPKGLKEIIDVHFKWSYTRLKYCIDHIELSSKKLEKIMENEKIEVFSIPLKHRIYANGFLFKEKPSNRKLNMEEIKKITDIKIVDYKNLKLGKDFKTNDGRIIPNEKLTFDPPKRLSYAFCSDTSFSLPIIEHIKCVDLLYHESTFLKTEESRAINTGHSTANQAAHIAKKAKVKKLLLGHYSNRFPNIKEFEKEAKEIFINVEASEPLKTYYL from the coding sequence GGATGCCACTCTTCTATCCCAACAAATCAGTTTCATCCCACTGCTCAAATATTGGAAATGAAAGGGTTTTCCTTTCTTATTGATTGTGGGGAAGGAACACAAGTTCAATTAAGAAAAGCAAAAATAAAATTTAACAGAATAATACATATATTTATATCTCATCTACATGGAGACCATTTTTTTGGATTGATTGGATTGTTATCTACATTTCATTTATTAGGAAGAGAAAATTCTGTCAGAATTTACGCTCCAAAAGGATTAAAAGAAATTATAGATGTTCATTTTAAATGGTCTTACACTAGACTAAAATACTGTATAGATCATATAGAATTATCATCTAAGAAATTGGAAAAAATCATGGAAAATGAAAAAATAGAAGTTTTTTCTATTCCATTAAAACATAGAATTTATGCTAATGGATTTCTCTTTAAAGAAAAACCTAGTAATAGAAAATTAAATATGGAAGAGATTAAAAAAATTACTGATATAAAAATTGTAGACTACAAAAATCTAAAACTAGGAAAAGATTTCAAAACAAATGATGGAAGAATAATCCCAAATGAGAAATTAACGTTTGATCCTCCAAAAAGACTGTCTTACGCTTTTTGTTCAGATACTTCTTTCTCTCTTCCTATAATTGAACATATAAAATGTGTAGATTTATTATACCATGAATCTACTTTTTTGAAAACAGAAGAAAGTAGAGCGATCAATACAGGACATTCTACAGCCAATCAGGCTGCTCATATAGCAAAGAAAGCTAAAGTCAAAAAATTGTTATTAGGACACTATTCAAATCGATTTCCTAATATCAAAGAATTCGAAAAAGAAGCAAAAGAAATCTTTATTAATGTAGAAGCATCAGAACCCTTAAAAACATATTATTTATAA
- a CDS encoding ABC transporter permease has translation MKTEFYISVRYFFSKKKTNIVNVIVFLSVLSLNVSTFSLAIILFVFSGLENLNKKFYQIHYPDIIISSNKGDLFSDNGIITKKIKSIKGIIAFSKTMEKKVFLHYNNKKYFFSLKGVDTEYEKVMEKFKKIDLKNTLCPGSLNVYVGWSSMTFYFPIIFRKQIKIPYKILFFSYKKDHNTFIPFFIQKKISIKGVFQFSRKMDIEYLFCNLSEIQNIIKEKGIQTLEIKIHKKADIQKIKNILIEKLGSNFDIITRTEKEKAFYKVLNTEKIFVYFLFSLMTLITGFNLFSAIFILQLDKIKELFTLWYIGFSLCKIKTIFLHIGFLITIFGCFSGLFLAYIMSFIQKKYQLIKVIGKISFPVKVTMLDSCIVISIILTIGIIISFFSSRRINEMISDYK, from the coding sequence TTGAAAACAGAATTTTATATATCTGTACGCTATTTTTTTTCTAAAAAAAAAACGAACATTGTAAATGTTATTGTTTTTTTATCTGTTTTATCTCTTAATGTTTCCACATTTTCTCTGGCTATAATTTTATTTGTTTTTTCTGGATTAGAAAATTTGAATAAAAAATTTTATCAAATTCATTATCCTGACATTATCATTTCTTCTAATAAAGGAGATTTATTTTCTGATAACGGAATTATCACAAAAAAAATAAAATCTATAAAAGGAATCATCGCTTTTTCTAAAACTATGGAAAAAAAAGTTTTTTTGCATTATAACAATAAAAAATATTTTTTTTCTTTAAAAGGGGTAGATACAGAATATGAAAAAGTTATGGAAAAATTCAAAAAAATAGATTTAAAAAATACTTTATGTCCTGGTTCTTTAAATGTGTATGTAGGATGGTCTTCTATGACATTTTATTTTCCAATAATATTTAGAAAACAGATCAAAATTCCTTATAAAATTCTATTTTTTTCTTACAAAAAGGATCATAATACTTTTATTCCATTTTTTATTCAAAAAAAAATTTCTATAAAAGGTGTTTTTCAATTTAGTAGAAAAATGGATATAGAATATTTGTTTTGTAATTTATCTGAAATTCAGAATATAATAAAAGAAAAGGGAATTCAAACATTAGAAATAAAAATTCATAAAAAAGCTGACATTCAAAAAATAAAAAATATTTTGATAGAAAAATTGGGATCAAATTTTGATATAATAACACGAACAGAAAAAGAAAAAGCTTTTTACAAAGTTCTGAATACAGAAAAAATATTTGTTTATTTTTTATTTAGTTTAATGACTTTGATTACTGGATTCAATTTATTTAGTGCTATTTTTATTTTGCAATTAGATAAAATAAAAGAACTTTTTACATTATGGTACATTGGTTTTTCTTTATGCAAAATCAAAACTATTTTTTTACATATAGGCTTCTTAATTACTATTTTTGGATGTTTTAGTGGTTTATTTCTGGCATATATAATGTCCTTTATCCAAAAGAAATATCAACTTATTAAAGTAATAGGAAAAATTTCTTTTCCTGTAAAAGTAACAATGTTAGATTCTTGTATAGTTATAAGTATTATTCTTACAATAGGGATTATTATATCTTTTTTTTCTTCAAGAAGAATAAATGAAATGATTTCAGATTATAAATAA
- a CDS encoding ribosome-binding factor A — translation MNFIKNEKLSSIFSIEIAEILNEEEEIRNKNNEKFLVTLIKVCITPDMNLIKVYIRIFPYFNKEILEFIRSKSRFYRKLLSKRLRYRVKKIPRLDFLYQ, via the coding sequence ATGAATTTCATTAAAAATGAAAAATTATCTTCAATATTTTCTATAGAAATAGCAGAAATTCTGAATGAAGAAGAAGAAATTAGAAATAAAAATAACGAAAAATTTTTGGTTACTTTGATTAAAGTATGCATAACTCCCGATATGAATTTAATAAAAGTCTATATCAGAATTTTTCCTTATTTTAATAAGGAAATTTTAGAATTTATACGTTCCAAATCTAGATTTTATAGAAAATTACTTTCTAAAAGACTTAGATATCGTGTGAAAAAAATCCCAAGATTAGATTTTTTGTATCAATAA